A window from Pseudomonas moraviensis encodes these proteins:
- a CDS encoding non-ribosomal peptide synthetase — translation MLDNTSLRGTNPTQPDVCSLKPFDADLCVHGLFEAQVLRNPDAIAARWQQEALSYRELNTRANRLAHHLRKLGVGPDVRVGLCLERSLEMLVGVLAVLKAGGAYVPLDPSYPQARLAHMLADSAPPVVLTHGQARVVLRAALGQSATTPTLLDLADARDWAALAADNLDPHAIGLTPRHLAYVIYTSGSTGTPKGVMVEHRGLVAVSADWAQLYELGEPINHLQMAGFSFDVFSADLIRALGFGGTLVLCPRDTLMDPPALYRLIRDAHIGFADFVPALLNPLLAWVEETGHDLSFLRTVVCGSDIWTAHSARQLRRLCGEQVQIVQAYGVTEASIDSTCFEFTEGSQIDAVLPVGRALPNTRIYLLDADGKAVAEGGAGELYIGGVGVARGYLNLPQLTAERFIDSPFVAGERLYRTGDLARYRADGQLEFLGRNDSQAKLRGLRLELGEIETRLADIPGVRESVVLLRQDSPGEPRLVAYYCEKPDSTLSPRALREQLQTSLPDYMVPTAFVRLDALPLTANGKVDRPNLPAPDIEAFEQQEYQAPQGPLETALAAIWADVLGVEQVGRQDQFFALGGHSLLVMRVLAQVRHALGLEVAPSTLFAAPVLAEFAERLHASQAAARPAITTLERSGAQTLSSAQQRLWFLAQMEGGNAAYHMPLNLRLRGSLDVAALERSFNQLVARHAALRTTFIAVEGEGRQLVSPSAHSIRLTVIDVQGNDAQKRLSRLIDEEGAVPFDLSRGPLMRVSLVRLAADDHVLLLTQHHIISDGWSMGVLTRELGQLYAAALQDRDDPLPPLPVQYVDYAVWQKQWLSGDVLEQQSRYWRETLSGAPVLLELPTDHKRPPVQDYLGGFVPLVFDEALTARLKALGMQQGTTLFMTLLAGFSLLLSRLSGQRDVVIGVPSANRPQQELEGLIGFFVNTLALRMTQSGTPSVAQWLQQARRVALEAQEHQDLPFEQVVELLNPPRSLAHSPLFQVLFAWEQDQDSDLLLTGLEVTPVESSHHVAKFDLQLALSERDGRIVGGLEYASGLFERGTVEQFGEYLRRVLTQMFENSEQSLAGIKLLSAEQHQHIVHDWNLTARETASLPGCVARFESLARQTPDAVALLADREQLSYGELNRAANRLARYLIEQGVGPEHRVGLCLERSPQMVIGLLAILKAGGAYVPFDPAYPSERLAFMFSDAAPTLLLTQSSLMAGLPANEAKICCLDTDASQWAQHPTDDPQVTVTPEHLGYVLYTSGSTGRPKGVAHSRRALDNLITWQLDQARAPQRVLQFASLNFDVSFQEICSTLCQGGSLLLMTEDSRKDLAALRPTLVAEGVQRAFLPFAVLQQLAGLTEADAPMPAGGCEIITAGEALQINDELRGFVRGLGGAQLHNQYGPTETHVVSQFSLDCNAAESWPDAPPIGRPIANARLYVLDEYLNPVPIGVAGELYIAGACLARGYLNRPDLTAERFLPDPFSAEPGGRMYRSGDLAKFQADGNVQYLGRIDQQVKLRGFRIELGEIDSLLHQQPGVQEAAVLLREDVAGDKRLVAYVVGTAPPECLRAELQRQLPEHMIPSAWVRLSQLPLTRNGKLDRQALPAPERSAGATYEAPRNDIERQMAGIWAEVLKCERVGIHDNFFDLGGHSLLATRMIYAINQRMGAQLSLSSLFQTPVLLDLAAQVSREEQSVEPAFIQLEPDRGNRHEPFPLTDIQQAYWFGREATVSLGGVSAHGYEELRIPEFDAERFERALNRMIQRHDMLRVVFLSNGTQQVLGQVPTYHMPRSDLRGLPADVAQRTLEATRERQSHQVLDASRWPLFEFSLSLLDDGITHLHISLDALIVDAASTQILARELMAFYVDPTLELAEPGLTFRDYVLAEQQLREGRRYEQALSYWRERVTTLAPAPDLPLVRQPESIANPHFTRRDRDMSAAQWTQLKAVAKQFAVTPSVMLLTAFSEVLALWSRTPRFTLSLPLFNRMPLHPDVDEIIGDFTSLVLLEVGIDGSQSFTDKARAVQAQLWRDIDHSVVSGVRVLRELSQARGVQQTAMPIVFNSTLSEAAPELAEFNLADALNARHMHSITQTPQVWLDHTLLELEGRLLFNWDSIDELFPQGMIEQMFVAYNTLLDSLCEPAAWGANTPQLLPQARLPAPVDNQHTLPLMHDLFERQALATPDALAVIGARQLTYAQLRNEARQLGARLQAQGVLPNRLVAVVMERGWEQVVATLAILYAGGAYLPIEPTQPAERLRHILERAEASLALTQPALLDKIEWPAQVTAIAVSDEVSNDVLPLQPVQVNESDLAYVIYTSGSTGQPKGVVIDHRGAVNTLLDINRRFAVGPKDRVLAISSLSFDLSVYDFFGTLAVGAAVVILEPQLSLDPAHWLALIERHQVSVWNSVPALLGMLVEYVEGEGGALPASLRVAMLSGDWIPLTLPERAWALQPDLQLISLGGATEASIWSICYPVQHVDPAWRSIPYGKALDHQRFYVLDETLQVRPTWVAGQLYIGGIGLAKGYWRDDKLSAGSFFDHPLTGERLYRTGDLGRLLPDGNIEFLGREDNQVKVQGYRIELGEIEAALNRHPGVQSAVVRILGSALGEKRLAGYVLKADPALQANDFSAYLSDKLPAYMIPPSFTFVEAWPLSSNGKVDKKRLPEPEQIEEQGPAIEVDGPQEQRLVAIVQDVLKRDSIAANANLLNLGATSIDIVRISNALSGALQFRPHVAQLLAQPTLLHLLGMYRQNRARQDVLGNMQQASDPVQDIIEDPQQRAQFKAEQRGRRDFAQTLPALALDLPQDPAFARRLSNYRSVRQYDRQPIATRAFAHVLAALAQGQLDGEVKYQFPSAGGLYPIQAYLYVKPDRVLGVPGGAYYYDPRQHRLLALQSGALDPDTYDYFVNRPVYENAAFSLFFIADMAAIRPLYGERSRDFCHIESGAMAQLLSMTAVEQGLGLCGIGSVEEQRLTTLFDLGPSHELIYSMIGGLRTADERHRAPVEAFAIEPVTASLDDEDMEEFEV, via the coding sequence ATGCTCGATAACACTTCCTTGCGTGGGACGAATCCAACGCAGCCCGACGTTTGCTCCTTGAAACCGTTCGATGCAGACCTGTGCGTGCACGGTCTGTTTGAGGCGCAGGTGCTGCGCAACCCTGATGCCATCGCCGCACGCTGGCAGCAGGAGGCGCTCAGTTATCGTGAACTGAACACCCGCGCCAACCGGTTGGCCCATCACCTTCGCAAGCTCGGGGTCGGGCCGGACGTGCGAGTCGGACTGTGCCTGGAGCGTTCGTTGGAAATGCTGGTCGGCGTACTCGCGGTGCTCAAGGCCGGCGGCGCCTATGTGCCGCTGGACCCGTCTTATCCGCAGGCGCGGCTGGCGCACATGCTGGCCGACAGCGCACCGCCGGTGGTGCTGACCCATGGACAGGCGCGCGTTGTTTTGCGGGCGGCGCTCGGACAGTCGGCGACCACCCCCACTCTGCTGGATCTGGCCGACGCCCGCGATTGGGCTGCGCTTGCGGCTGACAACCTTGATCCTCACGCGATCGGCCTGACACCCCGTCACCTGGCTTACGTGATCTACACCTCCGGCTCCACCGGCACCCCGAAAGGCGTGATGGTCGAGCATCGCGGGCTGGTTGCGGTGAGTGCTGACTGGGCGCAACTCTATGAGTTGGGCGAGCCGATCAACCACCTGCAAATGGCCGGCTTTTCCTTCGACGTGTTCAGCGCCGACCTGATCCGTGCGCTGGGTTTTGGCGGCACGCTGGTGCTGTGTCCACGGGACACCCTGATGGACCCGCCGGCCCTGTATCGCTTGATACGTGACGCGCACATCGGCTTTGCCGACTTCGTGCCGGCGCTGCTCAATCCACTGTTGGCGTGGGTCGAAGAGACCGGCCACGACCTGTCGTTCCTGCGCACCGTGGTCTGCGGCTCCGACATCTGGACCGCCCACAGCGCCCGGCAATTACGCAGGCTGTGCGGTGAGCAGGTGCAGATCGTCCAGGCCTATGGCGTCACCGAGGCGAGCATCGACAGCACCTGTTTTGAATTCACCGAAGGCAGCCAGATCGACGCGGTGTTGCCCGTCGGCCGGGCACTGCCCAATACCCGGATTTACCTGCTCGACGCTGACGGTAAAGCGGTTGCCGAGGGAGGAGCCGGTGAACTGTACATCGGTGGCGTCGGCGTGGCGCGCGGTTATCTGAACCTGCCGCAACTGACCGCTGAGCGTTTCATCGACAGCCCCTTCGTGGCGGGCGAGCGTCTGTATCGCACCGGTGATCTGGCGCGTTACCGGGCCGACGGCCAATTGGAATTCCTCGGCCGCAACGATTCCCAAGCCAAATTGCGCGGGCTGCGTCTGGAGTTGGGGGAAATCGAAACCCGGCTCGCGGACATACCGGGCGTGCGGGAAAGCGTGGTGTTGCTGCGTCAGGACAGTCCCGGTGAACCGCGTCTGGTGGCCTACTACTGCGAAAAACCAGACTCAACGCTGAGCCCGCGCGCGCTGCGTGAACAGCTGCAAACCAGTCTGCCGGACTACATGGTGCCAACCGCCTTCGTGCGTCTCGATGCGTTGCCGCTGACCGCCAACGGCAAGGTCGATCGGCCAAACCTGCCGGCGCCGGACATCGAGGCTTTCGAGCAGCAGGAGTATCAGGCACCACAAGGCCCGCTGGAAACAGCGCTCGCCGCAATCTGGGCCGATGTGCTCGGCGTCGAGCAGGTCGGGCGTCAGGATCAGTTCTTCGCCCTCGGCGGTCACTCGCTGCTGGTGATGCGCGTGCTGGCGCAGGTTCGTCATGCGCTGGGGCTGGAAGTGGCACCCTCGACGCTGTTTGCCGCGCCGGTTCTGGCTGAGTTCGCCGAACGGCTGCACGCCAGTCAGGCGGCGGCTCGTCCAGCCATCACAACCCTTGAACGCTCGGGCGCGCAAACGTTGTCGTCTGCTCAGCAGCGCCTGTGGTTTTTGGCGCAAATGGAGGGTGGCAACGCCGCCTATCACATGCCGTTGAACCTGCGTTTGCGCGGTTCGCTGGACGTGGCAGCACTCGAACGCAGCTTCAATCAACTGGTGGCGCGCCATGCGGCGCTACGCACGACGTTCATTGCCGTTGAAGGGGAAGGGCGGCAATTGGTTTCGCCGTCTGCGCACAGTATCCGGCTGACGGTGATTGACGTGCAGGGGAACGATGCGCAAAAACGCCTGAGTCGCTTGATCGACGAGGAGGGCGCCGTACCATTCGATCTGAGCCGCGGCCCGCTGATGAGGGTCAGCCTGGTGCGGCTGGCGGCGGATGACCATGTGCTGTTGCTGACCCAGCACCACATCATCTCAGACGGCTGGTCGATGGGCGTGCTCACCCGCGAGCTCGGCCAGCTGTACGCAGCGGCGTTACAGGATCGCGACGATCCGCTGCCGCCATTGCCGGTGCAGTACGTGGATTACGCCGTGTGGCAAAAACAGTGGCTGTCCGGTGACGTTCTGGAGCAGCAAAGCCGTTACTGGCGTGAAACCCTCAGCGGCGCACCGGTGCTGCTGGAGCTGCCGACCGATCACAAGCGCCCGCCCGTGCAGGATTACCTCGGCGGCTTTGTTCCATTGGTCTTCGACGAAGCTTTGACCGCGCGATTGAAAGCCCTGGGCATGCAGCAAGGCACGACGCTGTTCATGACTCTGCTGGCCGGTTTTTCGCTGTTGTTGTCGCGCCTGTCGGGGCAACGCGACGTGGTGATCGGCGTGCCGTCGGCCAACCGCCCGCAACAGGAACTGGAAGGGCTGATCGGTTTCTTCGTCAATACGTTGGCTCTGCGGATGACTCAATCGGGTACGCCGTCGGTGGCGCAATGGCTGCAACAGGCGCGGCGAGTGGCGCTGGAGGCTCAGGAGCATCAGGACCTGCCGTTCGAGCAAGTGGTGGAATTGCTCAACCCGCCGCGCAGTCTGGCCCACAGTCCGCTGTTCCAGGTGCTGTTTGCCTGGGAACAGGATCAGGATTCCGATCTGCTGCTGACCGGGCTTGAGGTGACCCCGGTCGAGAGCAGCCATCACGTGGCCAAGTTCGACCTGCAACTGGCCCTCAGTGAGCGTGACGGGCGGATCGTCGGCGGTCTGGAATACGCTTCGGGCCTGTTCGAGCGCGGCACCGTCGAGCAGTTCGGCGAGTACCTGCGTCGGGTACTGACGCAGATGTTCGAGAATAGCGAGCAGTCGCTGGCGGGGATCAAGCTGCTGAGCGCCGAGCAACACCAGCACATCGTTCATGACTGGAACCTCACCGCCCGGGAAACCGCGTCGCTACCCGGTTGCGTGGCGCGTTTCGAAAGCCTCGCCCGGCAAACACCCGACGCCGTGGCGTTGCTCGCCGACCGTGAGCAACTGAGCTACGGCGAACTGAATCGCGCCGCCAACCGCCTCGCGCGTTACCTGATCGAACAAGGCGTCGGCCCCGAGCATCGCGTCGGCCTGTGCCTGGAGCGTTCGCCGCAAATGGTCATCGGCCTGCTGGCGATCCTCAAGGCCGGTGGGGCGTATGTGCCATTCGATCCCGCTTACCCGAGCGAACGCCTGGCGTTCATGTTCAGTGATGCGGCGCCTACCTTGCTGCTGACGCAATCGAGCCTGATGGCCGGGCTACCGGCTAACGAGGCGAAAATCTGCTGCCTGGACACTGACGCATCGCAATGGGCGCAACACCCGACGGATGACCCGCAGGTCACGGTGACCCCGGAACACCTCGGCTACGTGCTTTACACCTCCGGCTCCACCGGACGACCCAAAGGCGTGGCCCACAGCCGTCGTGCGCTGGACAACCTGATCACCTGGCAACTCGATCAGGCCAGGGCACCGCAGCGGGTGCTGCAATTCGCCTCGCTGAATTTCGACGTCTCGTTCCAGGAAATCTGCAGCACGCTGTGCCAGGGCGGCAGCCTGTTGCTGATGACCGAAGACAGTCGCAAGGACCTCGCCGCGCTACGCCCGACCCTGGTGGCCGAAGGTGTACAGCGGGCGTTCCTGCCGTTCGCCGTGTTGCAGCAACTCGCCGGCCTGACCGAGGCCGATGCACCGATGCCGGCCGGCGGCTGCGAGATCATCACCGCCGGTGAAGCCCTGCAAATCAATGACGAGCTGCGTGGCTTTGTCCGCGGGCTCGGCGGCGCGCAGTTGCACAACCAGTACGGGCCGACCGAAACCCATGTGGTCAGCCAATTCAGCCTCGATTGCAACGCGGCCGAATCCTGGCCGGACGCGCCGCCCATTGGCCGCCCCATCGCCAATGCGCGGCTGTACGTGCTGGACGAATATCTGAATCCCGTGCCGATCGGCGTGGCAGGCGAGTTGTACATCGCTGGCGCTTGCCTGGCCCGTGGCTATCTGAACCGCCCGGACCTGACCGCCGAACGCTTCCTGCCGGACCCGTTCAGTGCCGAGCCGGGCGGGCGGATGTACCGCAGCGGCGACCTCGCGAAGTTCCAGGCCGACGGCAACGTGCAATACCTGGGACGCATCGACCAACAGGTGAAATTGCGCGGTTTCCGCATCGAGCTCGGCGAGATCGACAGCCTGTTGCATCAACAACCCGGCGTACAGGAAGCCGCCGTGTTGCTGCGTGAGGACGTGGCCGGGGACAAACGTCTGGTGGCCTATGTGGTCGGCACCGCGCCCCCTGAATGCCTGCGCGCTGAACTGCAACGCCAGTTGCCCGAACACATGATCCCGAGTGCCTGGGTTCGCCTGTCGCAATTGCCGCTGACCCGCAACGGCAAGCTCGACCGCCAGGCGCTGCCAGCGCCGGAACGCAGTGCCGGGGCGACTTACGAGGCGCCGCGCAATGACATTGAGCGTCAGATGGCCGGGATCTGGGCCGAAGTGCTCAAGTGCGAAAGGGTCGGCATCCACGACAACTTCTTCGATCTCGGCGGCCACTCGCTGCTGGCGACGCGGATGATCTACGCGATCAACCAGCGCATGGGCGCGCAACTGTCCCTGAGCAGCCTGTTCCAGACCCCGGTGTTGCTGGATCTGGCGGCGCAGGTGTCGCGTGAAGAGCAAAGCGTTGAACCGGCATTCATCCAGCTCGAGCCGGATCGCGGCAATCGACATGAACCGTTCCCTCTTACCGATATTCAGCAAGCCTACTGGTTCGGTCGCGAGGCCACGGTCAGTCTGGGCGGCGTCAGTGCCCACGGCTACGAAGAACTGCGCATTCCCGAATTCGACGCCGAGCGTTTCGAGCGTGCGCTGAACCGCATGATCCAGCGCCACGACATGCTGCGCGTGGTGTTCCTCAGCAACGGCACGCAACAGGTACTGGGGCAGGTGCCGACCTACCATATGCCGCGCAGCGACCTGCGCGGGTTGCCCGCTGATGTAGCGCAACGCACCCTTGAGGCGACCCGCGAACGCCAGTCCCACCAGGTGCTGGACGCCAGTCGCTGGCCGCTGTTCGAGTTCAGCCTGTCGTTGCTCGACGACGGCATCACCCATTTGCACATCAGCCTCGACGCGCTGATCGTCGACGCGGCGAGCACGCAGATTCTCGCCCGCGAACTGATGGCGTTCTACGTCGATCCGACGCTGGAACTGGCGGAACCGGGGCTGACTTTCCGCGACTATGTGCTGGCCGAACAACAGCTGCGCGAAGGTCGCCGCTACGAGCAGGCGCTGAGCTACTGGCGTGAGCGGGTGACCACTCTGGCCCCGGCGCCGGACCTGCCGTTGGTGCGCCAGCCGGAAAGCATCGCCAACCCGCACTTCACCCGCCGCGACCGCGACATGTCGGCGGCGCAGTGGACGCAGCTCAAAGCCGTGGCTAAACAGTTTGCCGTGACGCCGTCGGTGATGCTGCTGACCGCGTTCAGCGAAGTGCTGGCACTGTGGAGCCGCACGCCGCGTTTCACCCTGAGCCTGCCGCTGTTCAACCGCATGCCGCTGCATCCCGATGTAGACGAAATCATCGGCGACTTCACCTCGCTGGTGCTGCTGGAAGTCGGCATCGACGGTTCGCAGAGTTTCACCGACAAGGCGCGCGCGGTGCAGGCGCAACTGTGGCGCGATATCGACCATTCGGTGGTCAGCGGTGTGCGAGTACTGCGCGAATTGTCCCAGGCCCGGGGCGTGCAGCAGACGGCGATGCCGATCGTGTTCAACAGCACACTGTCGGAAGCGGCGCCGGAACTGGCCGAGTTCAATCTCGCCGACGCATTGAATGCCAGGCACATGCACAGCATCACCCAGACCCCGCAGGTGTGGCTCGACCACACGTTGCTGGAGCTGGAAGGACGCCTGCTGTTTAACTGGGACAGCATCGACGAACTGTTCCCGCAAGGGATGATCGAGCAGATGTTCGTCGCCTATAACACGCTGCTCGACAGCCTGTGCGAGCCGGCAGCCTGGGGCGCAAATACGCCGCAATTGTTGCCGCAAGCACGCTTGCCGGCACCGGTCGACAACCAGCACACGCTGCCGTTGATGCACGACTTGTTCGAACGTCAGGCCCTCGCGACACCGGATGCACTGGCGGTAATCGGTGCGCGACAGCTGACGTACGCCCAGCTACGCAACGAGGCGCGGCAACTCGGCGCCCGTCTGCAAGCGCAAGGCGTGCTGCCGAACCGCTTGGTCGCGGTGGTGATGGAGCGCGGTTGGGAGCAAGTGGTCGCGACCCTGGCGATTCTGTATGCCGGCGGCGCTTATCTGCCCATCGAGCCGACTCAGCCGGCGGAACGGCTGCGGCATATTCTGGAGCGGGCCGAGGCGAGTCTGGCCCTGACCCAACCAGCGCTGCTCGACAAAATCGAATGGCCGGCGCAAGTCACGGCCATCGCGGTGAGCGATGAAGTCTCAAACGATGTACTGCCACTGCAACCGGTGCAGGTGAACGAAAGCGACCTGGCTTACGTGATCTATACCTCGGGTTCCACCGGCCAGCCCAAAGGCGTGGTGATCGATCATCGCGGTGCGGTCAATACCTTGCTCGACATCAACCGACGCTTTGCCGTCGGCCCGAAGGACCGCGTATTGGCGATCTCGTCGCTGAGCTTCGACCTGTCGGTCTATGACTTCTTCGGCACCCTCGCCGTGGGCGCGGCGGTGGTCATCCTCGAACCGCAATTGTCACTTGATCCGGCGCACTGGCTGGCGTTGATCGAACGTCACCAGGTCAGCGTATGGAACTCGGTCCCGGCGCTGCTCGGCATGCTGGTCGAGTACGTAGAGGGCGAGGGCGGCGCGTTGCCCGCCAGCCTGCGGGTGGCGATGCTGTCCGGTGACTGGATTCCATTGACTCTGCCCGAGCGGGCCTGGGCCTTGCAGCCGGATTTGCAGTTGATCAGCCTGGGCGGTGCCACCGAAGCGTCGATCTGGTCGATCTGCTACCCGGTGCAGCATGTCGACCCGGCGTGGCGCAGCATTCCCTACGGCAAGGCCCTCGATCATCAGCGCTTCTACGTGCTGGATGAAACGCTGCAGGTGCGCCCGACCTGGGTCGCGGGGCAACTGTACATCGGCGGTATCGGTCTGGCGAAAGGTTACTGGCGCGATGACAAGCTCAGCGCCGGCAGTTTCTTTGATCATCCCCTGACCGGTGAGCGCCTGTATCGCACCGGCGACCTGGGGCGCTTGCTGCCGGACGGCAACATCGAATTCCTCGGCCGCGAAGACAATCAGGTCAAGGTTCAGGGTTATCGCATCGAGCTGGGCGAAATCGAAGCCGCGCTCAATCGCCATCCCGGCGTGCAGAGCGCGGTGGTGCGGATTTTGGGCAGCGCGCTGGGCGAGAAGCGTCTGGCGGGTTATGTGCTCAAGGCCGATCCGGCGTTGCAGGCCAACGATTTCAGCGCGTACCTGAGCGACAAACTGCCGGCCTACATGATTCCGCCGTCGTTCACCTTTGTTGAAGCGTGGCCGTTGTCGTCCAACGGCAAAGTCGACAAGAAACGCCTGCCGGAACCGGAGCAGATCGAGGAGCAAGGGCCGGCGATCGAAGTCGATGGCCCGCAGGAGCAACGGCTGGTGGCAATCGTGCAGGACGTGCTCAAGCGCGATTCCATTGCCGCCAACGCCAATCTGCTGAACCTCGGCGCAACGTCGATCGATATCGTCAGGATCAGCAACGCCTTGTCCGGCGCCTTGCAGTTCCGCCCGCACGTGGCGCAACTGCTGGCCCAACCGACGTTGCTGCATCTGCTTGGCATGTACCGCCAGAACCGGGCGCGGCAGGATGTGCTCGGCAACATGCAGCAGGCCTCGGATCCGGTACAGGACATCATCGAAGATCCCCAGCAGCGGGCGCAGTTCAAGGCCGAACAGCGCGGACGCCGCGACTTCGCTCAGACCCTGCCGGCGCTGGCGCTGGACCTGCCGCAAGACCCGGCCTTCGCCCGACGTTTGAGCAATTACCGCTCGGTGCGTCAATACGATCGGCAACCGATCGCCACCCGGGCCTTCGCGCACGTACTGGCGGCGTTGGCCCAAGGGCAACTCGATGGCGAGGTGAAATACCAGTTCCCGTCGGCGGGCGGGCTTTACCCGATTCAGGCGTACCTCTACGTCAAGCCGGATCGCGTGCTCGGCGTGCCCGGCGGGGCGTATTACTACGATCCCCGCCAGCATCGTCTGCTGGCGCTCCAGAGCGGAGCGCTCGACCCGGACACCTATGACTATTTCGTCAACCGTCCGGTGTACGAGAACGCCGCGTTCTCGCTGTTCTTCATCGCCGACATGGCGGCGATTCGTCCGTTGTACGGCGAACGCAGCCGCGACTTCTGCCACATCGAAAGCGGCGCGATGGCCCAGTTGCTGAGCATGACCGCCGTCGAGCAGGGCCTGGGCCTGTGCGGTATCGGCTCGGTCGAAGAACAGCGACTGACCACGCTGTTCGACCTCGGGCCGAGCCATGAATTGATCTACTCGATGATCGGCGGCCTGCGCACGGCCGATGAACGACACCGCGCGCCAGTCGAGGCGTTTGCCATCGAGCCTGTGACCGCCAGCCTGGACGATGAAGACATGGAGGAATTCGAAGTATGA
- a CDS encoding low affinity iron permease family protein, which produces MRFARFCQALSNWAGSPKTFLTAILLIVAWAGTGPYFHYNDTWQLIINTSTTIITFLMVFLIQNTQNRDNDILHLKIDELIRATNEAQNATLGLEKMEARELRKLRDRYRALGESSEIDVEPIHDNGAR; this is translated from the coding sequence ATGAGATTTGCACGTTTTTGCCAGGCACTTTCCAACTGGGCGGGTAGCCCGAAGACCTTTTTGACAGCGATCCTCCTGATCGTCGCCTGGGCGGGAACAGGGCCATATTTCCACTACAACGACACCTGGCAACTCATCATCAACACGTCGACCACGATCATTACGTTCCTGATGGTGTTCCTCATTCAAAACACCCAGAACCGCGACAACGACATTTTGCATTTGAAGATTGATGAGCTGATACGCGCCACCAATGAAGCGCAGAACGCCACGCTGGGTCTGGAGAAGATGGAGGCGCGCGAGCTGAGAAAATTGCGGGACCGGTATCGTGCGCTGGGTGAATCGAGTGAGATTGATGTAGAGCCGATCCATGATAATGGCGCTCGTTAG
- a CDS encoding dTMP kinase, translating into MTRPLFVSLDGPKGVGKTSLLEAITEALRAGNQKVIRLCEKKSDPFRGETMHLVNRLARHPDRDLELEVCQRLADSRRWISRHVLPRQPTDSIILIDRWYPSEAAFRRTVPFAEILQLNIDRNVQVPDLHVGVVTAPEISWARAGARRRGLSSTVLRGLEEHAACTRAFEQAAADQGWFLCRNEGTIEEATRRVVVEINQVMSRRNIPLV; encoded by the coding sequence ATGACTCGTCCGCTGTTTGTTTCTCTGGATGGCCCCAAAGGCGTCGGCAAAACCTCGCTGTTGGAGGCGATCACTGAAGCCCTGAGGGCAGGCAACCAGAAAGTCATCCGACTGTGCGAGAAAAAAAGCGACCCGTTCAGGGGCGAGACAATGCATCTGGTGAACCGGCTCGCCCGACATCCTGACCGGGATCTGGAACTCGAAGTCTGCCAACGCCTGGCTGATAGCCGCCGCTGGATCTCCCGGCACGTGCTGCCCAGACAACCCACCGACAGCATCATCCTGATCGATCGCTGGTACCCGTCCGAGGCCGCCTTTCGCCGGACAGTCCCGTTTGCAGAAATCCTGCAGCTCAATATTGATCGCAATGTCCAAGTGCCCGACCTGCATGTCGGGGTGGTCACAGCGCCGGAGATTTCGTGGGCGAGGGCAGGGGCACGACGGCGCGGCCTGAGCAGCACTGTGCTTCGGGGGCTTGAGGAGCATGCCGCTTGCACTCGGGCGTTCGAGCAAGCCGCTGCCGATCAGGGTTGGTTTTTGTGCCGGAATGAGGGAACGATCGAGGAGGCGACGAGGCGGGTGGTCGTGGAGATCAATCAGGTGATGAGCCGCCGGAATATTCCCTTGGTCTGA
- a CDS encoding SDR family oxidoreductase: MTQTALVVGASGIVGSAITQLLIDNKWQVAALSRHPSQAQGVIPVAADLQDPASLEQALRDLKPTHVFITTWSRQATEAENIRVNAAMVRNVLAAVRPAKSVEHVALVTGLKHYLGPFEAYGKGSLPQTPFREEQGRLDVENFYYAQEDELFAAAEQDGFTWSVHRPHTVTGVAVGNAMNMATTLAVYASVCKHTNRPFVFPGSRVQWDSLTDMTDARQLAKQQLWAATTPAAANQAFNITNGDVFRWKWMWGRIAEYFDLPAADYPASPSPLEKQMADDQAVWTQIVAEHALKESDISRLISPWHTDADLGRPIEVVTDMSKSRMMGFTAYQASDQAFFDVFDKLRKMRLIP; the protein is encoded by the coding sequence ATGACCCAGACAGCTTTAGTCGTGGGCGCCAGCGGCATTGTCGGCAGCGCCATCACCCAGTTACTCATCGACAACAAATGGCAGGTCGCCGCCCTTTCGAGGCATCCATCGCAAGCGCAAGGCGTGATCCCTGTCGCGGCAGATCTTCAGGACCCGGCGTCGCTGGAACAGGCGCTGAGGGATTTGAAACCCACTCACGTGTTCATTACCACATGGTCACGGCAAGCCACAGAAGCCGAGAACATTCGGGTTAACGCCGCCATGGTACGCAACGTGCTCGCTGCGGTTCGCCCAGCCAAGAGCGTCGAACACGTAGCACTGGTCACTGGCCTGAAGCACTACCTCGGCCCGTTCGAAGCCTATGGTAAAGGCAGCCTTCCGCAGACACCGTTTCGCGAGGAACAAGGTCGTCTGGATGTCGAGAATTTCTATTACGCCCAGGAAGACGAACTCTTCGCCGCTGCTGAACAGGACGGCTTCACCTGGAGCGTCCATCGCCCGCACACCGTCACCGGGGTCGCCGTGGGCAATGCGATGAACATGGCAACCACCCTCGCCGTCTATGCCTCGGTGTGCAAACACACCAATCGCCCCTTTGTGTTTCCCGGATCGAGGGTGCAGTGGGACAGCCTCACCGATATGACGGACGCGCGGCAGTTGGCGAAACAACAATTGTGGGCGGCCACCACCCCGGCTGCGGCTAACCAGGCGTTCAATATCACCAATGGCGACGTATTTCGCTGGAAATGGATGTGGGGCCGAATTGCCGAATACTTCGACTTGCCTGCTGCTGATTATCCTGCGTCGCCCTCTCCTCTGGAGAAGCAGATGGCTGACGACCAAGCCGTATGGACGCAGATAGTTGCCGAACACGCTTTGAAGGAATCGGATATCAGTCGCCTGATTTCCCCATGGCATACCGATGCAGATCTTGGTCGTCCCATCGAAGTGGTCACGGACATGTCGAAAAGCCGCATGATGGGCTTCACTGCCTACCAGGCGAGCGATCAGGCGTTTTTTGACGTGTTCGACAAACTGCGGAAGATGCGTTTGATCCCCTAG